The following nucleotide sequence is from Candidatus Palauibacter australiensis.
CGTCGCCATCACCGCCTACGACGCGCTCTTCGCATCGCTCGTGGACGCGGCGGGCGTGGACCTGATTCTCGTGGGCGACTCCCTGGCGAGCGTCCTGTGCGGAGAGGAGACGACGCTTTCCGCCACGGTGGAGCAGATGACGTACCACGGCCGGATCGTGACGCGGGGGGCGACGCGCGCCTTCGTCGTCGTCGACATGCCCTTCCTGAGCTACCAGGTCTCGCGCGCGGAGGCCGTACGAAACGCCGGGAACATCCTCAAGCACACCGGAGCCGGCGCCGTGAAGCTCGAGGGCGGGTTCGAGGCCGTCGACGCGGTGCGGGCGATCGTCCGGGCGGGGATTCCCGTGATGGGCCACCTCGGGTTCACGCCGCAATCGGTGCACGCGCTCGGGGGACACCGGATTCAGGGGAAGGACGAAGAGGCTGCGGCCCGGCTGGTGGAGGAAGCCGTCGCGCTGGAGGAGGCGGG
It contains:
- the panB gene encoding 3-methyl-2-oxobutanoate hydroxymethyltransferase — its product is MTRTMSVPGGGGGSEARKRTTFDLVAMKARGEKIVAITAYDALFASLVDAAGVDLILVGDSLASVLCGEETTLSATVEQMTYHGRIVTRGATRAFVVVDMPFLSYQVSRAEAVRNAGNILKHTGAGAVKLEGGFEAVDAVRAIVRAGIPVMGHLGFTPQSVHALGGHRIQGKDEEAAARLVEEAVALEEAGVFSIVLELMPTAAARRVTEAISVPTIGIGAGPECDGQVLVLHDMLGLNEGFSARFLKRYAELGKATREAVARYAEQVRAGSYPAEEHGYESTGDGG